In Deltaproteobacteria bacterium, one DNA window encodes the following:
- a CDS encoding HD domain-containing protein, translating into MPQPIKEAASIAKTIMRNGYDAYIINTPLQQRIIDLSSVMEVDIGTDIDFDNLKSIFPDLAVVNDGEIFALLRQGGTHINFYRSSTAEGAYVEGCVARLTPRLLRKLERTGELSLAVACPYIPGPEAVYEGFEQLGSGVVRLQGIPDENLKKDYLRAIRALRFASNYHLPIEANTWLAILRAARRVVDYVPIADIMDEWRKVEAENMWTFARLLFDSMILHGLVPELAALSRVKQIRNPEANQEETVWEHTLQVMRYYPEELPYDWYGTMACLFHDIGKLFTGESFENRMTFYQHHRVGAKVTRKILKRLRFETEDIDLICHLVRHHMRLHFMLNDKGIRRFKSLDEYPRLIEMARADIKARDGKYTEFNHNMKMLERADIDEEMLEPLVNGQMIMELAGIKPGPEVGLIRDALLQAQIAGDVNDVEQAKAFVLAYRKNEELLR; encoded by the coding sequence ATGCCACAACCGATCAAGGAAGCGGCCTCCATAGCCAAAACCATCATGAGAAACGGCTATGACGCTTACATCATCAATACACCACTCCAGCAGCGAATCATCGATCTCTCCTCCGTCATGGAGGTGGACATCGGCACGGACATTGACTTCGACAACCTGAAATCCATCTTCCCGGACCTTGCCGTCGTGAACGACGGCGAGATCTTCGCCCTGCTCCGCCAGGGTGGGACCCATATCAATTTCTACCGGTCTTCCACGGCCGAAGGAGCCTATGTCGAAGGCTGCGTGGCCAGACTCACCCCTCGTCTGCTCCGCAAGCTGGAACGGACCGGAGAGCTCTCCCTGGCTGTGGCCTGCCCCTACATCCCCGGTCCAGAGGCTGTTTACGAGGGCTTCGAACAATTGGGATCGGGTGTTGTCCGGCTCCAGGGCATACCCGACGAGAACCTGAAGAAGGACTATCTTCGGGCCATTCGGGCTCTGCGCTTCGCCTCCAACTACCATCTGCCCATTGAGGCGAACACTTGGCTGGCCATCCTCAGAGCCGCCCGGCGGGTTGTCGACTACGTACCCATCGCCGATATCATGGACGAATGGCGCAAGGTCGAGGCCGAAAACATGTGGACCTTTGCCCGGCTCCTTTTCGACTCGATGATCCTCCACGGTCTCGTTCCCGAACTTGCCGCCCTGAGTCGAGTCAAGCAAATTCGCAATCCCGAGGCAAACCAGGAAGAGACAGTGTGGGAACACACCCTGCAGGTCATGCGGTACTACCCTGAGGAACTGCCCTATGACTGGTACGGAACCATGGCCTGTCTGTTCCACGACATCGGCAAGCTCTTCACGGGCGAGAGCTTTGAAAACCGGATGACCTTCTACCAGCACCATCGGGTCGGGGCCAAGGTCACCCGCAAAATCCTCAAACGGCTGCGTTTCGAGACCGAGGACATCGATCTCATCTGCCACCTAGTCAGACACCATATGCGTTTGCACTTCATGCTCAACGACAAGGGCATCCGACGCTTCAAATCCCTGGACGAGTACCCGAGACTCATTGAGATGGCCCGGGCGGACATCAAGGCCAGGGACGGCAAATACACAGAGTTCAACCACAACATGAAGATGCTCGAACGGGCCGACATTGATGAAGAGATGCTCGAGCCCCTGGTCAATGGTCAAATGATCATGGAGCTGGCAGGCATCAAGCCGGGCCCAGAGGTGGGGCTGATCAGGGACGCCCTGCTCCAGGCCCAGATCGCCGGAGATGTGAACGACGTCGAGCAGGCCAAGGCCTTTGTCTTGGCCTACCGGAAAAACGAGGAGTTGCTCCGATAG